A region of the Phalacrocorax aristotelis unplaced genomic scaffold, bGulAri2.1 scaffold_156, whole genome shotgun sequence genome:
agtGCGGCATTGACTGCACGGCGCTGACGCTGTCCACCTCCATGCcgtccccagaggtgctgcatctgCCGGCTGCGGGGTGCCTCGGTCGCCTGTCGGCGCAGGCGCTGCCGCCGAatcttccacttcccctgcggcagtgagcggggctgcgtctcccagttcttcggggagttcaagtgagtgtggccgccttgaagggccagggccggacccaggccagggcctggggcagaggaggcctgtggctgaaccgtcacctccctcccacaggtccttctgctggaagcaccggccggtgcagcgggtgcgggcggtgcagcaggacgagaccccctgcctcatctgccaggaggTGGTGGCCGGGCGGCCCTGCTACGACACCctggtctgtcctgcctgtgccagcgcctggtTCCACCGCCGCTGCATCCAGGTAGGCGACATCGCCCCCGGCCCCTGACGGGATCAGCCCTGTCGTCACCCtgtcgcccagctcccagggggcgAACGAGACCCGCCCCGGCTCTGACGTTgatgccctctctgccccagggccaggcgctgcgctctgccctgcactacttccgctgccccctctgccaggacgTGCCGACCTTCCAGGCGGAGATGTTTCGCCTGGGCATCAAAATCCCCGACAGGTcggtgccctccccgctgcccccttccccctccgtggtgctccggccgatcccctcctgcctccctgggtgccagcagggtggcccccacgccccccgcggctgagggcttcctgtctcccgcagggatgctgcctgggaggaggacggggcctTCGCGGACCACTACCAGCGGCACAGCTCCTGCGatgccagccagtgcctgtgcccGGTGGGACGGGAGCAGGCGGAGGTGAACGGGTGAGTGCCCGTGTCcccggtccctgcagccccggcgagGAGACGATGCCTTcgtctcctcctctgggcaggtATCCCGGGGGGGGTCGGGTCCCTGGGATGGCGAGCTGGGCCTGGCACCAGGTGcgtgccggcagctcagctgcaggtgcctggaggggagcagggcccaaCGCTGCGCCCGGgctggcagcccacagctcggggggcctttggtggcagtgggtcccattgctcccccaggccctggagacttctgctctgtggctcctgtgcctcccgcggcacccaccagctctgctccggcaTAGGAGAAGACGCCGACTCCTGGGAGTGCGGCGACTGCAGCGGCACGGGCACTGgtgaggggggcggggcagggtgccCATGGCCACGTGGCCACCACAGCACGTgggacctggggccaggcgcagggctctgatgcggggagggagcgagcgtgGCCTGGACTTGTTGTGCTCAtcgtctccctgcctgccccttgcagCGCCTCCCGTTGCACCTGGCCCAGACTCCAGCCCCGCCGACGCAGGGACCCTCGCACAGCACCCCGGGTCCTGgcacttcagctgaggaagaagaggccagGATCCTCGCAGGACACCCcggcacccagctgccctcccagcccctctcccagaaacctgcagagcctcactAATAAAAGCTGGAACGTCACACGTGGCCTTGCTGATGTGCCGAAATGCTGCGGCGCAAGGGCCTCCGCGGTGGCCCTGACCCTCCCCTTGGCaccgtgggtgctgccaggtcgtttcccaaacaggagctggcactggccGCCCCAGGTGAGATGCTGGTGTCACCCGCTTGGGGACGTGATGTGCGGCACCAGAGCTGAACccacgggggctggggagggggaagctccacgggagctgctgaggggccaaggcctccctgcccagggcgcggAGCAGTGGACCCAGGGTGCGGGGAGGGCAAGGGCGTCCCCGtgggtcccttctcccacaccggggctccagcagggacttcagagaCGTCCAGAGGGGTTCGTAGCACAAGCGCTTTGTTCAGGCATCAGAATTCCTGACTCTCCATTAACGAGCCGAATGacgtggtgtcgtggtttaggcggcagctcagccccacacagtcgctcgctccctcccccaccggtagatgggggagagaatcagaagggtaacgctcgtgggttgcgataagaacagtttaataattaaaattaacagaaacaacaacagaaatgcaatggaaaagagaacaacgagaggcgcaaagccccgggggaggagggaagggagggcagagggggaacgaaccgccgaaacaaaccgcacgcgccgcagccgcgccgcagccgcgccgcgccgctcccgagctgcaactggCCCCCCTCCATaggctggtcatggtgtcacgtggtagggaatgaacctgccgtcggccagtcgggctcagccgcccccgccacggccccgcccctcccagcccccccgccacgcagcagagcccgggaagctggaaaggcagccgcccccccacagtgaggagaattaaccccttctcagccaaaaccagcacatgtggtttaagttattctgggttgttttggggttttttttagggagagtttacattatttttgtactgtcccttttcttagcaaaatgtgTTCCGTTTCAACAAAGCCTACCGACCCCAACCCcgcttgctgctgtcaggaccctgccggccatgagccaggctgtggcacgAAGCTccgcggccagagccctgatggcaATCCCAAGCAGGCAGCCGTGAAGTGACACCACCAGCGGGGATTTGCTGCAGCGATCCCTCCAGgcgattgctttgctttgccacagccccagcagcatcactgtgtcGGGGGGGCTGTGGAGTTGCTCTGTGGACAACGGAGAGCccggcccagctcagctgccacgcCGTGGACACCCCCAGCCGCTGCTGCTATTGCTGGCCAAAAACCACTGCCAGGAGTCAAATCCCAATTAGTGCCCACTTTTGCCACAAGTACCGCTTCTCACCTGGCTCCGtcccagtcacagcagggatacagagctggctccaaagctgcgcggccagagccctgatgggaagcggggggcgggtgggtgaaggctgctccagcctccctgcgctCGCGGGAAACGTGCCCAAAAGCGTCTGCACAAGAAGCCCGTGCCAcagtccctcccgccccggatcacagccctgtgcctgtccccaggtcccagatgcagggaaggagacggcTGGGCGTGGGGACATTTGTCACCTGGCTCCGCACACGCGTGACCGTGTTTGTGACCCTACATGCGTGCAGAGCCGTGTCACaaagagcccaggctggatAAATACCCCGCGCAACCGCCCCCAGCTCAGTGGCGAGTTTGCCACAGACGCTGGAAGATCAGGACGGTCTTTGACCGCACCGACgtccccaagcccagccatctccttcactgcagccactTGCGGTGATGGAGCTGAGGTCGCGGCGCCGCAAGATGCCCcagtccccccctgcccagtgtcccccggcgccgccggaggagcaggcaggaccctcCCGTGTGCCACCCCCGCGCAAAAGAAAGCGTCCGGTCcccaaggaggaaggtgagcgcagagcatcccccaccgggcacctgccagaggggattttggctggtgcccagctgtgcaagcGGAGGCCCCCGCATCGTGGCAAGgcgccccggcctctcccccgtcccgctcccggcACTGCCGCCCCAGCACACCGGCGcggtgctgggggtgacagcGCCGCTGTCCTCCGACAgtatgcaggctgtgctggcgagcagactgtgaccccgaagtcgtggggcagctgtgccgtCAGAAGGGGCTCTGCGTCCATGAGAACTGCCTGGTGAGTCCCCGGGGCTCAACACCCACCGGTCCACAACACCCCGCCCTCTCCAGCACcgcggcacaggcagcccctggcacgcaccctcttttccccccttgcagtaCCACGCCACCAGGCTGGGCCAGAAAGGGGCCGATGAAGAGGGCTTCTACGGCTTTCTCTTCCCCGACAtccggcaggagctgaagcgggtggcacagaaggtgaggccggaggggacgtgtccccaccgtggtccccgtgtcccgagcccggcgctgcacaggccagcaaccccccaggaatgctctggcagctggctgcaagcaaccgcccccagatcctccttcccccaaaagggcccatttctgcagcaactgggAATTTGGGGAGGGTAGGGGACGTTATCAGCGGCCCAGTGTcaatggccaggcagcccaccgaaacgcggcggggctgcgctgggcgagggcgaacagggctccccggggagtGCGGCATTGACTGCGCGGCGCTGACGCTGTCCACCTCCATGCcgtccccagaggtgctgcatctgCCGGCTGCGGGGTGCCTCGGTCGCCTGTCGGCGCAGGCGCTGCCGCCGAatcttccacttcccctgcggcagtgagcggggctgcgtctcccagttcttcggggagttcaagtgagtgtggccgccttgaagggccagggccggacccaggccagggcctggggcagaggaggcctgtggctgaaccgtcacctccctcccacaggtccttctgctggaagcaccggccggtgcagcgggtgcgggcggtgcagcaggacgagaccccctgcctcatctgccaggaggTGGTGGCCGGGCGGCCCTGCTACGACACCctggtctgtcctgcctgtgccagcgcctggtTCCACCGCCGCTGCATCCAGGTAGGCGACATCGCCCCCGGCCCCTGACGGGATCAGCCCTGTCGTCACCCtgtcgcccagctcccagggggcgAACGAGACCCGCCCCGGCTCTGACGTTgatgccctctctgccccagggccaggcgctgcgctctgccctgcactacttccgctgccccctctgccaggacgTGCCGACCTTCCAGGCGGAGATGTTTCGCCTGGGCATCAAAATCCCCGACAGGTcggtgccctccccgctgcccccttccccctccgtggtgctccggccgatcccctcctgcctccctgggtgccagcagggtggcccccacgccccccgcggctgagggcttcctgtctcccgcagggatgctgcctgggaggaggacggggcctTCGCGGACCACTACCAGCGGCACAGCTCCTGCGatgccagccagtgcctgtgcccGGTGGGACGGGAGCAGGCGGAGGTGAACGGGTGAGTGCCCGTGTCcccggtccctgcagccccggcgagGAGACGATGCCTTcgtctcctcctctgggcaggtATCCCGGGGGGGTCGGGTCCCTGGGATGGCGAGCTGGGCCTGGCACCAGGTGcgtgccggcagctcagctgcaggtgcctggaggggagcagggcccaaCGCTGCGCCCGAgctggcagcccacagctcggggggcctttggtggcagtgggtcccattgctcccccaggccctggagacttctgctctgtggctcctgtgcctcccgcggcacccaccagctctgctctggcatAGGAGAAGACGCCGACTCCTGGGAGTGCGGTGACTGCAGCGGCACGGGCACTGgtgaggggggcggggcagggtgcccacagccacgtggccaccacagcacgtgggacctggggccaggcgcagggctctgatgcggggagggagcgagcgtgGCCTGGACTTGTTGTGCTCAtcgtctccctgcctgccccttgcagCGCCTCCCGTTGCACCTGGCCCAGACTCCAGCCCCGCCGACGCAGGGACCCTCGCACAGCACCCCGGGTCCTGgcacttcagctgaggaagaagaggccagAATCCTCGCAGgacaccccagcacccagctgccctcccagcccctctcccagaaacctgcagagcctcactAATAAAAGCTGGAACGTCACACGTGGCCTTGCTGATGTGCCGAAATGCTGCGGCGCAAGGGCCTCCGCGGTGGCCCTGACCCTCCCCTTGGCaccgtgggtgctgccaggtcgtttcccaaacaggagctggcactggccGCCCCAGGTGAGATGCTGGTGTCACCCGCTTGGGGACGTGATGTGCGGCACCAGAGCTGAACccacgggggctggggagggggaagctccacgggagctgctgaggggccaaggcctccctgcccagggcgcggAGCAGTGGACCCAGGGTGCGGGGAGGGCAAGGGCGTCCCCGtgggtcccttctcccacaccggggctccagcagggacttcagagaCGTCCAGAGGGGTTCGTAGCACAAGCGCTTTGTTCAGGCATCAGAATTCCTGACTCTCCATTAACGAGCCGAATGacgtggtgtcgtggtttaggcggcagctcagccccacacagtcgctcgctccctcccccaccggtagatgggggagagaatcagaagggtaacgctcgtgggttgcgataagaacagtttaataattaaaattaacagaaacaacaacagaaatgcaatggaaaagagaacaacgagaggcgcaaagccccgggggaggagggaagggagggcagagggggaacgaaccgccgaaacaaaccgcacgcgccgcagccgcgccgcagccgcgccgcgccgctcccgagctgcaactggCCCCCCTCCATaggctggtcatggtgtcacgtggtagggaatgaacctgccgtcggccagtcgggctcagccgcccccgccacggccccgcccctcccagcccccccgccacgcggcagagcccggcaagctggaaaggcagccgcccccccacagtgaggagaattaaccccttctcagccaaaaccagcacatgtggtttaagttattctgggttgttttggggttttttttagggagagtttacattatttttgtactgtcccttttcttagcaaaatgtgTTCCGTTTCAACAAAGCCTACCGACCCCAACCCcgcttgctgctgtcaggaccctgccggccatgagccaggctgtggcacgAAGCTccgcggccagagccctgatggcaATCCCAAGCAGGCAGCCGTGAAGTGACACCACCAGCGGGGATTTGCTGCAGCGATCCCTCCAGgcgattgctttgctttgccacagccccagcagcatcactgtgtcGGGGGGGCTGTGGAGTTGCTCTGTGGACAACGGAGAGCccggcccagctcagctgccacgcCGTGGACACCCCCAGCCGCTGCTGCTATTGCTGGCCAAAAACCACTGCCAGGAGTCAAATCCCAATTAGTGCCCACTTTTGCCACAAGTACCGCTTCTCACCTGGCTCCGtcccagtcacagcagggatacagagctggctccaaagctgcgcggccagagccctgatgggaagcggggggcgggtgggtgaaggctgctccagcctccctgcgctCGCGGGAAACGTGCCCAAAAGCGTCTGCACAAGAAGCCCGTGCCAcagtccctcccgccccggatcacagccctgtgcctgtccccaggtcccagatgcagggaaggagacggcTGGGCGTGGGGACATTTGTCACCTGGCTCCGCACACGCGTGACCGTGTTTGTGACCCTACATGCGTGCAGAGCCGTGTCACaaagagcccaggctggatAAATACCCCGCGCAACCGCCCCCAGCTCAGTGGCGAGTTTGCCACAGACGCTGGAAGATCAGGACGGTCTTTGACCGCACCGACgtccccaagcccagccatctccttcactgcagccactTGCGGTGATGGAGCTGAGGTCGCGGCGCCGCAAGATGCCCcagtccccccctgcccagtgtcccccggcgccgccggaggagcaggcaggaccctcCCGTGTGCCACCCCCGCGCAAAAGAAAGCGTCCGGTCcccaaggaggaaggtgagcgcagagcatcccccaccgggcacctgccagaggggattttggctggtgcccagctgtgcaagcGGAGGCCCCCGCATCGTGGCAAGgcgccccggcctctcccccgtcccgctcccggcACTGCCGCCCCAGCACACCGGCGcggtgctgggggtgacagcGCCGCTGTCCTCCGACAgtatgcaggctgtgctggcgagcagactgtgaccccgaagtcgtggggcagctgtgccgtCAGAAGGGGCTCTGCGTCCATGAGAACTGCCTGGTGAGTCCCCGGGGCTCAACACCCACCGGTCCACAACACCCCGCCCTCTCCAGCACcgcggcacaggcagcccctggcacgcaccctcttttccccccttgcagtaCCACGCCACCAGGCTGGGCCAGAAAGGGGCCGATGAAGAGGGCTTCTACGGCTTTCTCTTCCCCGACAtccggcaggagctgaagcgggtggcacagaaggtgaggccggaggggacgtgtccccaccgtggtccccgtgtcccgagcccggcgctgcacaggccagcaaccccccaggaatgctctggcagctggctgcaagcaaccgcccccagatcctccttcccccaaaagggcccatttctgcagcaactgggAATTTGGGGAGGGTAGGGGACGTTATCAGCGGCCCAGTGTcaatggccaggcagcccaccgaaacgcggcggggctgcgctgggcgagggcgaacagggctccccggggagtGCGGCATTGACTGCGCGGCGCTGACGCTGTCCACCTCCATGCcgtccccagaggtgctgcatctgCCGGCTGCGGGGTGCCTCGGTCGCCTGTCGGCGCAGGCGCTGCCGCCGAatcttccacttcccctgcggcagtgagcggggctgcgtctcccagttcttcggggagttcaagtgagtgtggccgccttgaagggccagggccggacccaggccagggcctggggcagaggaggcctgtggctgaaccgtcacctccctcccacaggtccttctgctggaagcaccggccggtgcagcgggtgcgggcggtgcagcaggacgagaccccctgcctcatctgccaggaggcggtggcggggcggccctgctacgacaccctggtctgtcctgcctgtgccagcgcctggtTCCACCGCCGCTGCATCCAGGTAGGCGACATCGCCCCCGGCCCCTGACGGGATCAGCCCTGTCGTCACCCtgtcgcccagctcccagggggcgAACGAGACCCGCCCCGGCTCTGACGTTgatgccctctctgccccagggccaggcgctgcgctctgccctgcactacttccgctgccccctctgccaggacgTGCCGACCTTCCAGGCGGAGATGTTTCGCCTGGGCATCAAAATCCCCGACAGGTcggtgccctccccgctgcccccttccccctccgtggtgctccggccgatcccctcctgcctccctgggtgccagcagggtggcccccacgccccccgcggctgagggcttcctgtctcccgcagggatgctgcctgggaggaggacggggcctTCGCGGACCACTACCAGCGGCACAGCTCCTGCGatgccagccagtgcctgtgcccGGTGGGACGGGAGCAGGCGGAGGTGAACGGGTGAGTGCCCGTGTCcccggtccctgcagccccggcgagGAGACGATGCCTTcgtctcctcctctgggcaggtATCCCGGGGGGGTCGGGTCCCTGGGATGGCGAGCTGGGCCTGGCACCAGGTGcgtgccggcagctcagctgcaggtgcctggaggggagcagggcccaaCGCTGCGCCCGAgctggcagcccacagctcggggggcctttggtggcagtgggtcccattgctcccccaggccctggagacttctgctctgtggctcctgtgcctcccgcggcacccaccagctctgctctggcatAGGAGAAGACGCCGACTCCTGGGAGTGCGGTGACTGCAGCGGCACGGGCACTGgtgaggggggcggggcagggtgccCACAGCCACATGGCCACCACAGCACGTgggacctggggccaggcgcagggctctgatgcggggagggagcgagcgtgGCCTGGACTTGTTGTGCTCAtcgtctccctgcctgccccttgcagCGCCTCCCGTTGCACCTGGCCCAGACTCCAGCCCCGCCGACGCAGGGACCCTCGCACAGCACCCCGGGTCCTGgcacttcagctgaggaagaagaggccagAATCCTCGCAGgacaccccagcacccagctgccctcccagcccctctcccagaaacctgcagagcctcactAATAAAAGCTGGAACGTCACACGTGGCCTTGCTGATGTGCCGAAATGCTGCGGCGCAAGGGCCTCCGCGGTGGCCCTGACCCTCCCCTTGGCaccgtgggtgctgccaggtcgtttcccaaacaggagctggcactggccGCCCCAGGTGAGATGCTGGTGTCACCCGCTTGGGGACGTGATGTGCGGCACCAGAGCTGAACccacgggggctggggagggggaagctccacgggagctgctgaggggccaaggcctccctgcccagggcgcggAGCAGTGGACCCAGGGTGCGGGGAGGGCAAGGGCGTCCCCGtgggtcccttctcccacaccggggctccagcagggacttcagagaCGTCCAGAGGGGTTCGTAGCACAAGCGCTTTGTTCAGGCATCAGAATTCCTGACTCTCCATTAACGAGCCGAATGacgtggtgtcgtggtttaggcggcagctcagccccacacagtcgctcgctccctcccccaccggtagatgggggagagaatcagaagggtaacgctcgtgggttgcgataagaacagtttaataattaaaattaacagaaacaacaacagaaatgcaatggaaaagagaacaacgagaggcgcaaagccccgggggaggagggaagggagggcagagggggaacgaaccgccgaaacaaaccgcacgcgccgcagccgcgccgcagccgcgccgcgccgctcccgagctgcaactggCCCCCCTCCATaggctggtcatggtgtcacgtggtagggaatgaacctgccgtcggccagtcgggctcagccgcccccgccacggccccgcccctcccagcccccccgccacgcggcagagcccgggaagctggaaaggcagccgcccccccacagtgaggagaattaaccccttctcagccaaaaccagcacatgtggtttaagttattctgggttgttttggggttttttttagggagagtttacattatttttgtactgtcccttttcttagcaaaatgtgTTCCGTTTCAACAAAGCCTACCGACCCCAACCCcgcttgctgctgtcaggaccctgccggccatgagccaggctgtggcacgAAGCTccgcggccagagccctgatggcaATCCCAAGCAGGCAGCCGTGAAGTGACACCACCAGCGGGGATTTGCTGCAGCGATCCCTCCAGgcgattgctttgctttgccacagccccagcagcatcactgtgtcGGGGGGGCTGTGGAGTTGCTCTGTGGACAACGGAGAGCccggcccagctcagctgccacgcCGTGGACACCCCCAGCCGCTGCTGCTATTGCTGGCCAAAAACCACTGCCAGGAGTCAAATCCCAATTAGTGCCCACTTTTGCCACAAGTACCGCTTCTCACCTGGCTCCGtcccagtcacagcagggatacagagctggctccaaagctgcgcggccagagccctgatgggaagcggggggcgggtgggtgaaggctgctccagcctccctgcgctCGCGGGAAACGTGCCCAAAAGCGTCTGCACAAGAAGCCCGTGCCAcagtccctcccgccccggatcacagccctgtgcctgtccccaggtcccagatgcagggaaggagacggcTGGGCGTGGGGACATTTGTCACCTGGCTCCGCACACGCGTGACCGTGTTTGTGACCCTACATGCGTGCAGAGCCGTGTCACaaagagcccaggctggatAAATACCCCGCGCAACCGCCCCCAGCTCAGTGGCGAGTTTGCCACAGACGCTGGAAGATCAGGACGGTCTTTGACCGCACCGACgtccccaagcccagccatctccttcactgcagccactTGCGGTGATGGAGCTGAGGTCGCGGCGCCGCAAGATGCCCcagtccccccctgcccagtgtcccccggcgccgccggaggagcaggcaggaccctcCCGTGTGCCACCCCCGCGCAAAAGAAAGCGTCCGGTCcccaaggaggaaggtgagcgCAGAGCATCCCCACCGGGCACCTGccagaggggattttggctggtgcccagctgtgcaagcGGAGGCCCCCGCATCGTGGCAAGgcgccccggcctctcccccgtcccgctcccggcACTGCCGCCCCAGCACACCGGCGcggtgctgggggtgacagcGCCGCTGTCCTCCGACAgtatgcaggctgtgctggcgagcagactgtgaccccgaagtcgtggggcagctgtgccgtCAGAAGGGGCTCTGCGTCCATGAGAACTGCCTGGGTGAGTCCCCGGGGCTCAACACCCACCGGTCCACAACACCCCGCCCTCTCCAGCACcgcggcacaggcagcccctggcacgcaccctcttttccccccttgcagtaCCACGCCACCAGGCTGGGCCAGAAAGGGGCCGATGAAGAGGGCTTCTACGGCTTTCTCTTCCCCGACAtccggcaggagctgaagcgggtggcacagaaggtgaggccggaggggacgtgtccccaccgtggtccccgtgtcccgagcccggcgctgcacaggccagcaaccccccaggaatgctctggcagctggctgcaagcaaccgcccccagatcctccttcccccaaaagggcccatttctgcagcaactgggAATTTGGGGAGGGTAGGGGACGTTATCAGCGGCCCAGTGTcaatggccaggcagcccaccgaaacgcggcggg
Encoded here:
- the LOC142051372 gene encoding E3 ubiquitin-protein ligase PHF7-like, translated to MPQSPPAQCPPAPPEEQAGPSRVPPPRKRKRPVPKEEVCRLCWRADCDPEVVGQLCRQKGLCVHENCLYHATRLGQKGADEEGFYGFLFPDIRQELKRVAQKRCCICRLRGASVACRRRRCRRIFHFPCGSERGCVSQFFGEFKSFCWKHRPVQRVRAVQQDETPCLICQEVVAGRPCYDTLVCPACASAWFHRRCIQGQALRSALHYFRCPLCQDVPTFQAEMFRLGIKIPDRDAAWEEDGAFADHYQRHSSCDASQCLCPVGREQAEVNGPWRLLLCGSCASRGTHQLCSGIGEDADSWECGDCSGTGTAPPTQGPSHSTPGPGTSAEEEEARILAGHPGTQLPSQPLSQKPAEPH
- the LOC142051371 gene encoding E3 ubiquitin-protein ligase PHF7-like; translation: MPQSPPAQCPPAPPEEQAGPSRVPPPRKRKRPVPKEEVCRLCWRADCDPEVVGQLCRQKGLCVHENCLYHATRLGQKGADEEGFYGFLFPDIRQELKRVAQKRCCICRLRGASVACRRRRCRRIFHFPCGSERGCVSQFFGEFKSFCWKHRPVQRVRAVQQDETPCLICQEVVAGRPCYDTLVCPACASAWFHRRCIQGQALRSALHYFRCPLCQDVPTFQAEMFRLGIKIPDRDAAWEEDGAFADHYQRHSSCDASQCLCPVGREQAEVNGPWRLLLCGSCASRGTHQLCSGIGEDADSWECGDCSGTGTGEGGGAGCPQPPPPTQGPSHSTPGPGTSAEEEEARILAGHPSTQLPSQPLSQKPAEPH